A genomic region of Rheinheimera sp. MMS21-TC3 contains the following coding sequences:
- a CDS encoding diaminopimelate dehydrogenase — MMEPIRVAIAGYGNLGRGVEAALQQNPDMKLVAVFSRRDPASISLLNDKVPVYAMTDIEQHQANVDVMILCGGSKTDLPEQGPYLAQFFNTVDSFDTHAKINEYYAALDQAAKKSKHIALLSVGWDPGLFSLNRLYAEATLPVGETYTFWGKGLSQGHSDAIRRVPGVKKAAQYTLPSENAIARVRSGEQPTLSTRDKHTRECYVVLQPTADAEAIRHSIVTMADYFADYDTKVHFIDEASFDKDHTKMPHGGFVIRSGVTGESSKQNIEYSLALESNPEFTSSVLVAYARAVHRLVKAGEVGAKTVFDVAPGLLSAKSPEQLRQEML, encoded by the coding sequence ATGATGGAGCCAATTAGAGTAGCCATTGCTGGTTATGGTAATTTAGGGCGTGGCGTTGAAGCTGCGTTACAACAAAACCCCGATATGAAATTAGTGGCGGTATTTAGTCGCCGTGATCCTGCTAGTATCAGCCTCTTAAATGACAAAGTGCCGGTTTATGCTATGACCGATATTGAACAGCATCAAGCAAATGTGGATGTTATGATTTTGTGCGGTGGATCTAAAACCGACTTACCTGAGCAAGGGCCATATTTAGCTCAGTTTTTTAATACGGTAGATAGCTTTGATACCCACGCTAAAATTAATGAGTATTATGCTGCTTTAGACCAAGCAGCAAAAAAATCTAAGCATATTGCTTTGTTATCTGTAGGCTGGGATCCAGGCTTGTTTTCATTAAATAGGTTATATGCTGAAGCTACGTTACCAGTAGGTGAAACCTATACGTTTTGGGGTAAAGGCTTAAGCCAAGGCCATTCTGATGCTATACGCCGTGTGCCAGGTGTAAAAAAAGCAGCGCAATATACCCTACCTAGCGAAAATGCGATAGCCAGAGTACGTAGCGGTGAGCAGCCAACATTAAGCACTAGAGACAAGCATACCCGTGAGTGTTATGTTGTGTTGCAACCTACTGCAGATGCTGAGGCGATTCGGCATAGCATAGTTACAATGGCCGATTATTTTGCTGATTATGATACTAAAGTTCATTTTATTGATGAAGCCAGCTTTGACAAAGATCATACTAAAATGCCTCATGGTGGCTTTGTCATCCGTAGCGGTGTTACTGGAGAAAGCAGTAAGCAAAACATAGAGTATTCATTAGCCTTAGAAAGCAATCCTGAATTTACCTCTAGTGTATTAGTGGCCTATGCCCGTGCTGTACATCGATTAGTTAAGGCCGGTGAAGTTGGGGCTAAAACTGTATTTGATGTTGCACCGGGGTTATTGTCAGCAAAAAGTCCAGAGCAATTACGCCAAGAAATGCTGTAA
- a CDS encoding undecaprenyl-diphosphatase has protein sequence MEQFNISAFLFINQYAGNNKSIDQMLIGLAEATPYVFIVILGWLWFSGKLAKMTSSYQAGLAVLLGMLTSYSISLFYYHSRPFVQGLGTQLVEHAPDSSFPSDHTTFIFCIAIMLLFNKSTRRLAYLLSGISLISGLSRVYVGVHFPLDIIGAILVAIGSSIVVFSLRHKTKWLLSFLVKIIPFSAVKEV, from the coding sequence ATGGAACAGTTCAATATTTCTGCTTTTTTATTTATAAATCAATATGCGGGTAACAATAAATCAATAGATCAAATGTTAATTGGCTTAGCAGAAGCTACGCCTTATGTTTTTATAGTTATTCTCGGTTGGTTGTGGTTTAGCGGTAAATTAGCAAAGATGACGTCCAGCTATCAGGCTGGTTTAGCTGTGTTGTTAGGTATGCTTACAAGCTATAGCATTTCATTGTTTTATTACCATTCTAGACCCTTTGTGCAAGGCCTAGGTACCCAGTTGGTTGAGCATGCGCCTGATTCTTCTTTTCCGTCTGATCACACTACATTTATTTTCTGTATAGCCATAATGTTGTTATTTAATAAAAGCACCCGCAGGCTAGCCTATTTACTAAGCGGTATTAGTTTAATTAGCGGTTTGTCTAGAGTTTATGTTGGGGTACATTTTCCACTAGATATTATAGGTGCTATCTTGGTCGCAATAGGTTCATCTATAGTGGTATTTAGCTTAAGGCATAAGACTAAGTGGCTATTAAGTTTTTTGGTGAAAATAATTCCATTTAGTGCTGTGAAAGAAGTTTAA
- a CDS encoding RluA family pseudouridine synthase — protein sequence MSSLPVHSIVDDFVVPSCYDLVQILYQDTDIILINKPSGLLSLSGKNPLNWDSVHYRLVHGYLVKGKTGLSPAFPSAKIVHRLDFGTSGIMLVALNGLSVQHLSRQFQAGTIEKSYVALLEGWLEQDQGQITAAIAKDKSQFPLVKICNNTGKQAISNYKVLQRLQQPARSLVQFMPLSGRTHQLRIHSQFIGHPILGCDLYKSVSSQQLAKRLLLHATELSFVHPSTHKIVQVHCPWPF from the coding sequence ATGTCCAGCCTGCCTGTTCACAGTATAGTTGATGACTTTGTAGTGCCTTCCTGTTATGACTTGGTGCAAATTTTGTATCAAGATACCGACATCATACTGATTAATAAGCCTAGTGGCTTGTTAAGTTTGTCAGGTAAAAACCCTCTAAATTGGGACTCGGTACATTATCGTTTAGTGCATGGCTATTTAGTGAAGGGGAAAACGGGGTTAAGCCCTGCATTTCCTAGCGCAAAAATAGTACATAGGTTAGATTTTGGTACTTCAGGCATTATGCTGGTGGCGCTTAATGGGCTATCGGTACAGCATCTAAGTAGACAGTTTCAAGCCGGCACTATTGAAAAAAGCTATGTTGCGCTTTTAGAAGGTTGGCTGGAGCAAGACCAAGGCCAGATAACGGCAGCAATAGCTAAAGATAAAAGTCAATTTCCTTTAGTTAAAATATGCAATAACACCGGCAAGCAAGCTATTAGTAATTATAAAGTATTGCAAAGGTTACAACAGCCAGCCCGTAGCTTAGTGCAATTTATGCCGCTCAGTGGCCGTACCCATCAACTTCGCATTCATAGCCAGTTTATAGGCCATCCAATTCTTGGTTGTGATTTGTATAAAAGCGTTAGTAGTCAGCAGCTAGCTAAACGTTTGTTATTACATGCTACTGAATTAAGCTTTGTTCATCCCAGTACACATAAGATTGTTCAAGTTCACTGTCCTTGGCCGTTTTAG
- a CDS encoding cold-shock protein codes for MAKGTVKWFNAEKGFGFITPEDGSKDLFVHHSEIQAGGGYATLNDGQAVEFEVGEGQKGPCANKVVAV; via the coding sequence ATGGCTAAAGGTACAGTTAAGTGGTTTAACGCTGAAAAAGGTTTTGGATTTATTACACCTGAAGATGGTAGCAAAGATTTATTTGTTCACCACTCAGAAATTCAAGCTGGTGGCGGTTACGCAACTTTAAATGACGGTCAAGCAGTTGAATTTGAAGTAGGTGAAGGCCAAAAAGGCCCTTGCGCAAATAAAGTAGTTGCTGTTTAA
- the tehB gene encoding tellurite resistance methyltransferase TehB — protein MTVDLNSQYGLNPAHSEVVEAAKVIAPCAALDMGCSNGRNAVYLGQLGFNVTAIDSNPIAIDMLQSIINKEQMTNVKAVVYDINQANLNANYGFIACTVTLMFIDPARVDSVIADMQSSTLAGGYNLIVCAMNTQQHPCPVRFPFTLQAGQLAEAYKGWQLIKYNEDIGTMHNGAQLQFATMLARKPS, from the coding sequence ATGACAGTTGACTTAAATAGCCAATACGGCTTAAACCCCGCCCATAGTGAAGTAGTAGAAGCAGCTAAAGTAATAGCACCTTGTGCTGCGTTAGACATGGGCTGCTCTAATGGTCGCAATGCGGTTTACCTTGGCCAGCTGGGCTTTAACGTTACTGCTATAGATTCAAACCCTATTGCTATTGATATGCTGCAGAGCATTATTAATAAAGAGCAAATGACCAATGTTAAAGCTGTTGTTTATGACATTAATCAAGCAAATTTAAATGCCAATTATGGCTTTATTGCTTGCACTGTTACCTTAATGTTTATTGACCCCGCCCGTGTTGACTCTGTTATTGCCGATATGCAAAGCAGTACGCTAGCGGGTGGTTATAACTTGATTGTTTGCGCTATGAACACGCAGCAACACCCTTGCCCTGTACGCTTTCCGTTTACCTTACAAGCAGGGCAGTTAGCTGAAGCCTATAAAGGATGGCAGCTAATTAAGTACAACGAAGATATAGGTACAATGCACAATGGTGCTCAATTACAATTTGCGACTATGCTGGCGCGTAAACCAAGCTAA
- a CDS encoding Wadjet anti-phage system protein JetD domain-containing protein: protein MTRDLSPLERNLLQALIAKLRFQSQVVRKLKKTDLKLLAWCYQQDLIADPNVILPEIELNSALAYGLEYTYTSELVQAIAEHLEQQGLAALNTDLKLTSTEQLAQGGAEHKSVRISPREQRVLRAFGGQILDQDQRELALAQFTELVVIENLDCFYDWQCFTLPLLPSSLVIYRGDAYYSSGRKNLLKRWQAGAYGPLKYFGDLDPEGFDIAIREGFSHFAVPEFNWFSHHATEHAYPAKQHATALKLPQRSELQPYIAFMLRYQRALLQQSLQQVPLQWLATNPLGIFN, encoded by the coding sequence ATGACTCGCGATCTTAGCCCACTAGAGCGCAATTTGCTGCAAGCATTAATAGCTAAACTGCGCTTTCAAAGCCAAGTGGTACGCAAACTTAAGAAAACTGATCTCAAGCTGTTAGCTTGGTGTTACCAGCAAGACTTAATAGCCGATCCTAATGTTATTTTGCCAGAGATTGAGCTAAATTCTGCTTTAGCATATGGCCTAGAATATACCTACACATCAGAACTGGTTCAGGCCATAGCCGAGCACCTAGAGCAGCAGGGGCTAGCCGCACTTAATACAGATTTAAAGCTGACCAGCACAGAGCAGCTAGCGCAAGGCGGGGCTGAGCATAAAAGTGTGCGAATATCACCTCGTGAACAGCGAGTGTTGCGAGCTTTTGGCGGGCAAATTCTCGATCAAGACCAACGCGAACTCGCATTAGCGCAGTTTACTGAACTTGTGGTGATTGAAAACTTAGATTGCTTCTATGACTGGCAATGTTTTACGCTGCCGTTACTGCCTAGCAGTTTAGTGATTTATCGTGGCGATGCATATTACAGCTCAGGCAGAAAAAATCTGCTTAAACGTTGGCAAGCTGGTGCTTATGGGCCTTTAAAGTATTTTGGTGATTTAGATCCAGAAGGTTTTGATATTGCAATACGAGAAGGCTTTAGCCATTTTGCTGTGCCTGAGTTTAACTGGTTTAGCCACCATGCCACCGAGCACGCTTATCCGGCCAAGCAGCATGCTACCGCCCTAAAGCTACCGCAGCGCTCTGAACTACAACCCTACATAGCTTTTATGTTGCGTTACCAACGTGCGCTGTTGCAGCAAAGCTTGCAACAAGTGCCATTACAGTGGTTAGCGACTAACCCTTTAGGTATATTTAATTAA
- a CDS encoding ATP-binding protein, whose translation MAKLLKIIMIHGHMPGVVELELNGHTNICGSNASGKTTLQRMIPVFYGELPNKVVPRTRLSFDKYYLPHKNSYVIYEYERPQHGIAQVVLTKRADGVDYRFVDAPYLPEHYLLETKAGVVAREYNDWAQYIRAAGVDIAAKISNTTEYRNIILNDIKNDRSSRSESLKHRQLAGRYGLAQDKHNLRHIEKLVSAVHAKEGKMDTLKSMLAAILEEDGYQRPANTMTGDKIRSWLRDMKQFMKLDKLQQSLQDIERINGKRTATLATLWYLKALVEQGFNQQRQHKADTEAAMQQLKRAIAEANSVYEQGRSTLRDKKNDAAADLAKSQHQLEAAQNTYDNYRDVDIERIGRELEQLPERRNELQQLEQHYTIMIEAHKGAEQELQAHKLKLAQQLEQAKAKVQSQIKDKNEQKNRIHQAELDASKTMNQQLLQQQDTVRSQYDSQLATLQAELAAKRAQVNLSMLNSAELEQRELVDLRLDHAQQELDSHSKRVTKQQSSLTSALRQREQAALNAKEARSAAAQGELLIEQLRQRLEPTAGSLRQFLSQNVEHWQHSFGRVLAEPLLQRTDLTPQLEPSHDTVFGLQLDLQAIEVPDYALTEERLREQLEQAGEQWQRQKAQLETTEKALAKAVDEAKQQQQELDALQQQQRSLETNVGFARDHKQRLNHEHAQLDKERKKAIQQRLDQLQQQLGQVKQQRQTALAEVVTEHQARALEQTAEFQEQLQIVQEAIDDLEAEISRLVANTKERNKELEQAFSAKLAEQGVDEKKLQHIKQQVSSLQQHIRDTENQRDAFSGYQQFMQVTWASLRPKWLETEQLAKQQWREATTALERHEADYKAKQQADNSQLIQLKEQLEKAERLVQSLQALMSRMADLTVAVQAPSQEAVAGLEQGDVSEHIARAQQLLDDKHKLDKRLDDGVNALEADIRKDADSEFVRFMEHSLANLGTAPDRQARVKALAEIIAVLEAKQQQTIAQGKTIGTALFKFFTVFNDIHKRVSDYSRRLTQAVGDELTLDGIDKAEVKISSTIDELSFWQPLKEMTYHYRQWQASGEPVPPSEYLEHLSDVADLLKANQEYSIESLLKLQLNLIENGEPVVIRNDRQLTDSSSHGMAYLILCKFLLAFTRLLRPDAAGVTIHWPIDEIGTLAYHNVEKLFTACNHNNIDIVGAFPNPESDVLLLFKHKYLIEPHAELPNKGQLKRIKPRLSELSKKLQDLQRSAKPEEAQL comes from the coding sequence ATGGCAAAGCTACTAAAAATAATTATGATCCATGGCCATATGCCGGGTGTGGTGGAATTAGAATTAAACGGTCATACCAATATTTGTGGTAGTAATGCGTCGGGCAAAACCACTTTGCAGCGGATGATCCCGGTGTTTTACGGTGAGCTACCCAATAAAGTGGTGCCGCGCACTCGGTTAAGTTTTGATAAATATTATCTGCCGCACAAAAATAGCTATGTTATTTATGAATACGAACGGCCACAGCATGGCATAGCGCAAGTGGTGTTGACCAAACGCGCTGATGGTGTGGATTATCGCTTTGTCGATGCACCTTATTTGCCCGAACACTATTTACTAGAAACCAAAGCCGGTGTAGTAGCGCGTGAATATAACGATTGGGCGCAATATATACGGGCGGCGGGTGTTGATATAGCGGCCAAAATCTCTAATACCACCGAATATCGCAATATTATACTGAACGATATAAAAAATGATCGCAGTAGCCGCAGCGAAAGCTTAAAGCATCGTCAGCTGGCTGGTCGTTACGGCTTAGCACAAGATAAACATAATTTACGTCATATAGAAAAGCTAGTATCAGCGGTGCATGCCAAAGAAGGCAAAATGGACACCCTTAAGAGTATGTTAGCCGCTATTTTAGAAGAAGACGGTTATCAACGGCCAGCTAATACGATGACGGGCGATAAAATTCGCAGCTGGTTACGCGATATGAAACAGTTTATGAAGCTAGATAAACTGCAGCAATCTTTGCAGGATATTGAACGTATTAACGGTAAACGCACAGCCACACTAGCCACCTTATGGTATTTAAAAGCCTTAGTTGAACAAGGCTTTAATCAGCAACGCCAGCATAAAGCCGATACTGAAGCAGCTATGCAGCAGCTAAAGCGAGCTATAGCTGAAGCTAATAGTGTATACGAGCAAGGTCGCAGTACTCTACGCGATAAAAAAAATGACGCTGCGGCCGATTTAGCCAAAAGCCAACACCAGCTAGAAGCCGCGCAAAATACCTATGATAATTACCGAGACGTCGATATTGAACGAATTGGCCGAGAATTAGAGCAATTACCCGAGCGTCGTAATGAGCTGCAACAGCTAGAGCAGCACTACACTATAATGATTGAAGCGCATAAAGGCGCCGAGCAAGAGTTGCAGGCTCATAAGTTAAAATTAGCCCAGCAGCTTGAGCAAGCTAAGGCAAAAGTTCAAAGCCAAATTAAAGATAAAAACGAGCAGAAAAACCGTATTCATCAAGCTGAACTAGATGCCAGCAAGACTATGAATCAACAATTGCTGCAACAGCAAGACACTGTTCGTAGCCAGTACGACAGTCAGTTAGCCACACTACAAGCTGAATTAGCCGCTAAGCGAGCGCAAGTTAACTTGTCGATGTTAAATAGCGCCGAGCTTGAACAAAGAGAGTTAGTTGATTTACGTTTAGACCACGCGCAACAAGAGCTTGATAGCCACAGTAAAAGGGTAACCAAGCAGCAAAGTAGTTTAACCAGTGCCTTACGCCAGCGAGAGCAAGCTGCTTTAAATGCCAAAGAAGCCCGTAGCGCTGCCGCCCAAGGCGAGCTGTTAATTGAGCAGCTACGCCAGCGTTTAGAACCAACTGCCGGCAGTTTACGCCAGTTTTTGTCACAAAATGTAGAGCATTGGCAACATAGCTTTGGCCGAGTGTTAGCCGAGCCTTTATTGCAACGCACCGATTTAACCCCGCAACTAGAACCTAGCCACGACACTGTGTTTGGACTGCAACTTGATCTACAGGCCATTGAGGTTCCTGACTACGCCCTTACCGAAGAGCGCCTACGGGAACAACTAGAGCAAGCTGGCGAGCAGTGGCAACGGCAAAAAGCTCAGCTAGAAACAACAGAAAAAGCCTTAGCAAAAGCGGTAGATGAGGCTAAGCAACAGCAGCAGGAATTAGATGCACTGCAACAGCAGCAACGTAGTTTAGAAACTAATGTTGGCTTTGCCCGTGATCATAAGCAGCGCTTAAACCATGAGCATGCCCAGTTAGATAAAGAGCGCAAAAAAGCTATTCAGCAGCGCCTGGATCAGCTGCAACAGCAATTAGGCCAAGTTAAACAGCAGCGGCAAACTGCGTTAGCTGAAGTCGTCACTGAGCATCAAGCTCGGGCGCTTGAACAAACCGCAGAGTTTCAAGAGCAACTGCAAATAGTGCAAGAGGCAATTGATGATTTAGAAGCAGAAATTTCACGGTTAGTTGCAAACACTAAAGAGCGCAATAAAGAGCTAGAGCAGGCTTTTAGCGCTAAGCTAGCCGAGCAAGGCGTAGACGAAAAGAAACTACAGCATATTAAACAGCAAGTTAGCAGTTTGCAGCAGCATATTCGCGACACTGAAAATCAACGCGATGCCTTTAGTGGTTATCAGCAGTTTATGCAGGTAACTTGGGCTAGTTTACGGCCTAAGTGGTTAGAAACAGAGCAACTGGCAAAGCAGCAATGGCGTGAAGCAACAACAGCGTTAGAACGCCATGAGGCTGACTATAAAGCTAAGCAACAAGCTGACAATAGCCAGCTTATTCAGTTAAAAGAACAGCTAGAAAAAGCCGAGCGACTAGTGCAAAGCTTACAAGCTTTAATGTCGCGCATGGCTGACTTAACAGTAGCGGTACAAGCGCCATCGCAAGAAGCTGTGGCTGGGCTGGAGCAAGGCGACGTTAGCGAACATATAGCAAGAGCACAGCAATTATTAGATGATAAACATAAATTAGATAAGCGTTTAGACGATGGCGTAAATGCGTTAGAGGCAGATATTCGTAAAGATGCCGATAGCGAATTTGTCCGTTTTATGGAGCACTCTTTAGCTAATTTAGGCACGGCGCCAGATAGGCAAGCGCGAGTAAAGGCGTTGGCCGAAATTATTGCCGTGCTTGAAGCTAAACAGCAGCAAACCATAGCGCAAGGTAAAACTATAGGTACTGCTTTATTTAAGTTTTTTACGGTGTTTAATGATATTCACAAAAGGGTTAGCGACTACAGCCGTCGGTTAACCCAAGCGGTGGGAGACGAGCTAACCTTAGATGGTATAGATAAAGCTGAAGTAAAAATTAGCTCAACCATTGATGAGTTAAGCTTTTGGCAACCATTAAAGGAGATGACCTATCATTATCGGCAGTGGCAAGCCTCGGGTGAGCCTGTGCCGCCTAGTGAGTATTTAGAGCATTTAAGTGATGTGGCAGACTTACTTAAGGCTAACCAAGAATACAGCATAGAGTCTTTGTTAAAACTGCAATTAAATTTGATTGAAAATGGCGAGCCAGTGGTGATTAGAAATGATCGCCAGTTAACTGACTCATCAAGTCATGGCATGGCGTATTTAATTTTATGTAAGTTTTTACTGGCCTTTACCCGTTTGTTAAGGCCCGATGCGGCGGGTGTGACTATTCATTGGCCTATTGATGAAATAGGTACCTTAGCTTATCACAACGTAGAAAAGCTATTTACTGCCTGTAACCATAACAATATTGATATTGTTGGTGCTTTTCCTAACCCGGAATCAGATGTGTTGTTGCTGTTTAAACACAAATACTTAATAGAGCCGCACGCCGAGTTACCTAATAAAGGCCAACTAAAGCGAATTAAACCGCGACTATCAGAGTTATCAAAAAAGCTGCAAGACTTGCAGCGAAGTGCTAAACCAGAGGAGGCACAACTATGA
- a CDS encoding MAPEG family protein, with the protein MKENYILAYSGLLMSLITLIIQALIAAFSKSAQKNAIPGKIDESLSHASFVFRAHRTFMNSLENFPVFFGGAILAILIGADAFWAGTLIWAFSGARIIHMLLYYVIATEKNPSPRSYFYLIGLAATVGLLILAGISLI; encoded by the coding sequence ATGAAAGAAAACTATATTTTGGCTTATTCTGGGCTATTAATGTCCCTTATCACGTTAATAATACAGGCACTGATAGCGGCTTTTTCTAAAAGCGCTCAAAAAAATGCTATTCCGGGCAAGATTGATGAAAGCTTAAGTCATGCTTCGTTTGTATTTAGAGCGCACCGCACTTTTATGAACAGCTTAGAAAACTTTCCGGTTTTTTTTGGCGGGGCAATCTTAGCAATTTTAATCGGTGCAGATGCATTTTGGGCTGGCACATTAATTTGGGCATTTTCTGGCGCTAGAATAATTCACATGCTGTTGTATTACGTTATTGCAACTGAAAAGAACCCTAGCCCACGCTCGTATTTTTACCTTATCGGCTTAGCCGCTACTGTTGGGCTGCTAATATTGGCAGGTATTAGCCTTATCTAA
- the chrA gene encoding chromate efflux transporter, which produces MKPWGENTLGYLVFFSAGWLGAFAAFVAFTLPSALLLVAFAAAMPLLNGAMGDAAVHGLKLVVCAVVADAVLGMSKQLCPDALRRTIAVLSAAALLLASSAFAQLAVVIVAAVIGAYFIREITAPENDKGFQIFYGPRVGAILLVLFVGLLFGLPFIATRRPDFASVAEAFYRAGALVFGGGHVVLPLLQDSVVSTGWVAPEQFLSGYGASQAIPGSMFAFSAYLGAILSPLENPYLMAATALVFIFLPGGLLVAGVLPFWGAVSRHPTAGRAIAGANAAVVGLLAAALYSPIFTSGITRSADLAIVVVAFGMLAVRRVSPLIVVLWCVIASVLQLSLR; this is translated from the coding sequence GTGAAACCTTGGGGGGAAAATACCTTAGGTTATTTGGTGTTTTTCAGTGCCGGTTGGCTCGGTGCGTTCGCTGCCTTTGTCGCTTTCACCCTGCCGTCAGCGCTTCTGCTTGTAGCCTTCGCTGCCGCTATGCCGTTACTTAATGGCGCCATGGGAGACGCTGCAGTGCATGGTTTAAAGCTTGTAGTTTGCGCTGTGGTCGCTGATGCCGTTTTAGGTATGTCCAAGCAGTTGTGCCCTGATGCGCTAAGAAGAACTATTGCTGTGTTGTCAGCAGCGGCGTTATTGCTCGCGTCTTCTGCTTTTGCTCAACTTGCTGTCGTTATAGTGGCTGCTGTTATTGGCGCGTATTTTATACGAGAGATAACTGCACCAGAAAACGATAAGGGGTTTCAAATTTTCTACGGCCCACGCGTCGGCGCGATACTGCTTGTGCTTTTTGTAGGTTTACTGTTTGGCTTGCCGTTTATTGCAACGAGGAGGCCGGATTTCGCATCTGTTGCGGAGGCGTTTTATCGAGCAGGTGCATTGGTATTCGGCGGCGGTCATGTAGTCCTTCCCTTGCTCCAAGATTCTGTCGTTTCGACTGGCTGGGTCGCTCCAGAGCAGTTTTTGTCTGGCTACGGTGCATCTCAGGCAATTCCCGGGTCCATGTTTGCTTTTTCAGCCTACCTAGGTGCGATATTATCGCCTTTAGAAAATCCGTACCTTATGGCAGCTACGGCGTTAGTTTTTATTTTTCTGCCGGGTGGCCTTTTGGTCGCTGGCGTTCTTCCATTCTGGGGTGCTGTTTCACGCCATCCGACGGCTGGCCGAGCCATTGCCGGGGCTAATGCGGCAGTTGTAGGTCTATTAGCAGCCGCCCTTTATAGCCCCATCTTCACATCTGGCATAACCCGCTCGGCAGATCTGGCTATTGTGGTGGTCGCGTTCGGTATGCTTGCTGTGCGGCGAGTATCTCCGCTCATTGTAGTACTATGGTGTGTCATCGCCAGCGTCTTGCAGCTATCGCTCCGATAA
- a CDS encoding amidohydrolase family protein has product MTKIVKQWLKRVVVMLGIVLAGFTIWLWFIVNQLPIALKPNHAKPIGVLFNNVRVLSMVDASSVSSNMQAVLVMGDRITSIGAADEVAAPEGVLVIDGQGKTLMPGLIDAHIHLNDETELAVYLAHGVTGVRNMSGYPFHLRVIEQKAKGRLLAPDILTTGPILNSYGPNELVLQTTVNTAEQARVAVRNQHSAGYRHVKVYSNLTPEAFAAILEEAALLGMTVSGHSPEGERKAGMPREKSFEIPWEASLGKGLTTLEHIETIVWHGLRDNLSQEKMAALAKTLAHSGEAVTPTLLAHKRLVLIAQSKGTYLTRPGSDMINPLVTWFSSGAQQFWSEMDPSGYEAPHAEFFLKATWLLHQASVPLLTGTDSGSFGIIPGESIARELELLVAAGLSPFEALTSATRRNAEVLGFEKTGLILPDYRANLVLLAKDPLTDVGVVEYPVGVMIGGHWLDEQKLAAMKDAARSSKVEVFFRSLVRVVEMKLSA; this is encoded by the coding sequence ATGACAAAAATTGTAAAACAGTGGCTGAAGCGAGTCGTAGTCATGCTTGGCATCGTTTTGGCTGGTTTCACGATATGGCTGTGGTTTATCGTCAATCAACTCCCTATTGCGCTGAAGCCCAATCACGCTAAACCCATCGGGGTGCTTTTTAACAATGTTCGTGTGCTATCCATGGTTGATGCAAGTTCGGTATCGTCAAACATGCAAGCTGTGCTGGTGATGGGGGATCGCATCACCAGCATTGGTGCTGCAGATGAAGTTGCGGCACCCGAGGGTGTGCTGGTAATTGATGGGCAAGGCAAGACACTGATGCCAGGGCTTATAGACGCCCATATTCATCTGAATGACGAAACAGAGCTGGCGGTTTATCTGGCTCATGGGGTTACCGGTGTTCGCAATATGTCGGGCTATCCGTTTCATCTTCGTGTCATTGAACAAAAAGCTAAAGGGCGGCTTTTAGCGCCAGATATACTAACAACGGGCCCTATTTTGAATAGCTATGGGCCCAACGAATTGGTTTTACAAACGACAGTGAACACCGCTGAGCAAGCGCGTGTCGCTGTCCGTAACCAGCACAGTGCTGGATATCGGCATGTCAAAGTGTATTCCAACCTAACGCCTGAAGCTTTTGCTGCCATTCTCGAAGAAGCGGCGCTTTTGGGGATGACGGTAAGCGGTCATTCGCCAGAAGGTGAGCGCAAAGCAGGTATGCCGCGCGAGAAATCGTTCGAGATCCCTTGGGAGGCTTCGCTGGGAAAGGGATTAACCACGCTTGAGCATATCGAAACTATCGTTTGGCATGGCTTGAGGGATAATCTTTCGCAAGAAAAAATGGCTGCACTGGCCAAAACACTGGCACATTCGGGCGAGGCTGTTACACCAACACTGCTTGCGCATAAGCGGCTGGTTTTAATTGCACAGAGCAAAGGCACGTATTTAACCAGACCCGGCAGTGACATGATTAACCCGTTGGTCACCTGGTTTTCAAGTGGCGCACAGCAATTTTGGAGTGAAATGGACCCCTCGGGTTATGAAGCACCGCACGCCGAATTTTTTCTAAAAGCGACGTGGCTATTGCATCAAGCCAGCGTGCCTTTGTTAACCGGAACGGATAGCGGTAGTTTTGGCATTATTCCCGGCGAATCTATCGCGCGTGAGCTTGAGCTACTGGTCGCTGCAGGCTTATCACCGTTTGAAGCCTTAACCTCAGCCACCCGGCGTAACGCTGAAGTACTGGGTTTCGAAAAAACCGGCCTGATCTTGCCGGATTATCGTGCCAATCTGGTCTTGCTCGCTAAAGATCCGTTAACTGATGTGGGTGTCGTGGAATACCCTGTCGGTGTCATGATCGGTGGGCATTGGCTGGATGAGCAGAAACTTGCAGCCATGAAAGATGCAGCGAGAAGTTCAAAAGTGGAAGTGTTCTTTCGTTCGCTGGTACGCGTGGTTGAAATGAAATTGTCCGCGTGA